The Rhodococcus sp. X156 genome window below encodes:
- a CDS encoding MoxR family ATPase produces the protein MSTLLTAAGPVATGPAAAVVGRHREVELLVAALDCGAHVLLEGPPGTGKTTLLRSVAAAGSVPFVFVEGNAELTPGRLIGHFDPAQVLSEGYSPDVFVDGPLVQAMRAGSLLYVEEVNRVPEETLNVLITVMSEGELHVPRLGRVPAAAGFRLVAAMNPFDAVGTARISAAVYDRCCRITMGYQSAQDEADIVVLRGPAVPDPWRAQVVDLVRRTREHPDVRIGSSVRGAIDLVRLAVSLSGLRGQEPTSWLVGLDAALVALSGRVRLQESCGRAPEEIVRELYVAVFGAEPTDDDPADESEPTGDGGASGGA, from the coding sequence GTGAGCACTCTGCTCACTGCGGCGGGGCCTGTTGCGACAGGCCCCGCCGCTGCGGTGGTGGGCCGCCACCGGGAGGTCGAGCTGCTCGTGGCCGCCCTGGACTGCGGCGCCCACGTCCTGCTGGAGGGCCCACCCGGCACCGGCAAGACCACCCTGCTGCGCTCGGTGGCCGCGGCCGGGTCGGTGCCGTTCGTCTTCGTGGAGGGCAACGCCGAGCTCACGCCCGGTCGGCTCATCGGGCACTTCGACCCCGCCCAGGTGCTCAGCGAGGGCTACAGCCCGGACGTCTTCGTCGACGGCCCGCTGGTGCAGGCGATGCGGGCCGGGTCCCTGCTCTACGTGGAGGAGGTCAACCGCGTCCCGGAGGAGACCCTGAACGTGCTCATCACGGTGATGAGCGAGGGCGAGCTGCACGTGCCGCGGCTGGGCCGGGTGCCGGCCGCCGCGGGCTTCCGGCTGGTGGCCGCGATGAACCCGTTCGACGCGGTGGGCACCGCCCGCATCTCCGCCGCCGTCTACGACCGCTGCTGCCGCATCACCATGGGCTACCAGTCGGCGCAGGACGAGGCCGACATCGTGGTGCTGCGCGGCCCGGCCGTGCCCGACCCCTGGCGCGCGCAGGTGGTGGACCTGGTGCGCCGCACCCGCGAGCACCCGGACGTGCGGATCGGCTCCTCGGTGCGCGGCGCCATCGACCTGGTGCGGCTGGCGGTGTCGCTGTCCGGGCTGCGCGGGCAGGAGCCCACCAGCTGGCTGGTGGGCCTGGACGCGGCCCTGGTGGCGCTCTCCGGCCGGGTGCGCCTGCAGGAGTCGTGCGGGCGGGCGCCGGAGGAGATCGTCCGCGAGCTCTACGTGGCGGTGTTCGGCGCCGAGCCCACCGACGACGACCCCGCCGACGAGTCCGAGCCCACGGGGGACGGTGGTGCGTCGGGGGGAGCGTGA
- a CDS encoding vWA domain-containing protein, which yields MSPPSAGEEPPPARRDRGPRQRTTPRSELSRAPEFEQVSPEVGQLDEEAFDAAAAADPDAALTLLADMATATDEGLRAAARRLAARVVLDRARTGLARSRGVRRLRPVPADRGGDLDVDASLDAVLDARAQGRQPGLDELTARQWGRPELALCLLVDTSGSMGGARLAAAALTAAACALRAPGEHAIVSFARTVTVLRAITSQAPASAVVDSVLTLRGHGTTSLAAGLRAAGEELARSSAERRVVVLLSDCRTSETEDPALVAARLPELVVLAPADDDEEAVALGRRSGARVAALRGVADAPAVLAALLV from the coding sequence GTGAGCCCGCCCAGCGCGGGCGAGGAGCCACCACCAGCCCGGCGCGACCGCGGTCCGCGCCAGCGCACCACCCCGCGCTCCGAGCTCTCCCGCGCGCCCGAGTTCGAGCAGGTCTCCCCGGAGGTGGGCCAGCTGGACGAGGAGGCCTTCGACGCCGCGGCCGCCGCCGATCCCGACGCGGCGCTGACCCTGCTGGCGGACATGGCCACCGCCACCGACGAGGGCCTGCGTGCCGCCGCGCGACGGCTGGCCGCCCGGGTGGTGCTCGACCGTGCCCGCACCGGCCTGGCCCGCAGCCGCGGGGTGCGCCGGCTGCGCCCGGTGCCGGCCGACCGCGGCGGCGACCTGGACGTGGACGCCTCCCTGGACGCCGTGCTCGACGCCCGCGCGCAGGGCAGGCAGCCGGGGCTGGACGAGCTCACCGCCCGCCAGTGGGGCCGCCCGGAGCTGGCGCTGTGCCTGCTGGTGGACACCTCCGGGTCGATGGGTGGGGCCCGCCTCGCCGCGGCCGCCCTCACCGCGGCCGCGTGCGCGCTGCGGGCGCCGGGGGAGCACGCGATCGTCTCCTTCGCCCGGACGGTGACGGTGCTGCGCGCGATCACCTCGCAGGCGCCGGCCTCGGCGGTGGTGGACTCGGTGCTCACCCTGCGCGGGCACGGCACCACCTCGCTGGCGGCGGGGCTGCGCGCGGCCGGGGAGGAGCTCGCCCGCAGCAGCGCCGAGCGACGGGTGGTGGTGCTGCTCAGCGACTGCCGCACCAGCGAGACCGAGGACCCCGCCCTGGTGGCGGCGCGGCTGCCGGAGCTGGTGGTGCTCGCCCCGGCCGACGACGACGAGGAGGCGGTGGCGCTGGGGCGGCGCAGCGGGGCGCGGGTGGCCGCGCTGCGCGGTGTGGCCGACGCGCCGGCCGTGCTCGCTGCGCTGCTGGTCTAG